A section of the Labrus mixtus chromosome 15, fLabMix1.1, whole genome shotgun sequence genome encodes:
- the LOC132989588 gene encoding protein SSUH2 homolog isoform X1, whose amino-acid sequence MQHSGMGYDKSHQNPNYGVANPGYFPTAEGGAAMFAPPAADFQGPSAPPASMFDSVPGYEGTVAGGEGGFLPPPMPAYPVPQPEPGPHQPHWNIPSISEDTARDAFVRFASSKCCYSAAPAKDGAITSMEAFNAYRYRLETFTESRSTKWKQEPYHGQPLDAFTQPPPGPWDIPAKSPTFFVDDKQVIKVPNTSSLKSCHACMGMGRKPCKDCVGAGNKVCWICNGSGFRHGDVRCDHCGGRGRENCSHCHGQGSKQCDTCHGKRQLLVYIKLTVKWTNNTDNCVVGQSSGLQLDNLSKVSGEELFKDTQYMVYPVTGFPDDTVVNTAQRLVGEHQNKFCQNSRILQQRQTIELIPVTKVTYSWKGKSHVYFVYGNEFRVSADNYPATCCCTVM is encoded by the exons CTATGTTCGCCCCACCCGCAGCAGACTTCCAGGGCCCCAGTGCTCCTCCGGCCAGTATGTTTGACAGCGTGCCTGGCTATGAAGGAACAGTGGCGGGAGGTGAAG GTGGATTTCTACCTCCTCCAATGCCTGCTTACCCAGTTCCTCAGCCTGAACCTGGACCTCACCAACCACATTGGAA TATCCCGTCTATCAGCGAGGACACTGCCCGGGATGCGTTTGTCCGGTTTGCCTCCAGCAAATGCTGCTACAGTGCAGCACCAGCAAAGGATGGTGCGATCACCAGTATGGAGGCATTTAATGCTTACAGG TACCGCCTGGAAACCTTCACTGAATCACGATCTACAAAGTGGAAGCAGGAGCCATACCATG GCCAGCCATTGGATGCCTTTACCCAACCTCCACCAGGGCCGTGGGATATTCCTGCAAAATCCCCCACCTTTTTTGTGGATGACAAGCAGGTTATAAAGGTTCCCAACACATCCTCTTTGAAG AGCTGCCATGCTTGTATGGGAATGGGGAGAAAACCTTGCAAAGACTGTGTTGGTGCTGGAAAT AAAGTTTGTTGGATTTGCAATGGATCCGGTTTCCGCCACGGAGATGTTCGATGCGACCACTGCGGTggcagagggagggaaaa TTGCAGCCACTGTCACGGGCAAGGATCGAAGCAATGTGACACATGTCATGGAAAACGACAGCTTCTGGTCTACATCAAACTCACTGTGAAATG GACCAACAACACTGATAACTGTGTTGTGGGACAGTCAAGTGGACTGCAGTTGGACAACCTGAGCAAAGTGTCTGGCGAGGAGCTTTTCAAAGACACTCAGTACATg GTTTACCCAGTGACCGGCTTTCCAGATGATACAGTGGTGAATACTGCACAGCGCCTCGTCGGAGAACACCAGAACAAGTTCTGCCAGAACTCACGTATTCTACAACAG CGTCAGACCATAGAGCTGATCCCCGTCACCAAAGTGACCTACTCATGGAAAGGGAAATCGCACGTTTACTTTGTGTACGGAAATGAGTTCAGAGTCAGTGCAGATAATTATCCTGCTACCTGTTGCTGTACTGTCATGTAA
- the LOC132989588 gene encoding protein SSUH2 homolog isoform X3, with protein MMDNNMYDGQAMFAPPAADFQGPSAPPASMFDSVPGYEGTVAGGEGGFLPPPMPAYPVPQPEPGPHQPHWNIPSISEDTARDAFVRFASSKCCYSAAPAKDGAITSMEAFNAYRYRLETFTESRSTKWKQEPYHGQPLDAFTQPPPGPWDIPAKSPTFFVDDKQVIKVPNTSSLKSCHACMGMGRKPCKDCVGAGNKVCWICNGSGFRHGDVRCDHCGGRGRENCSHCHGQGSKQCDTCHGKRQLLVYIKLTVKWTNNTDNCVVGQSSGLQLDNLSKVSGEELFKDTQYMVYPVTGFPDDTVVNTAQRLVGEHQNKFCQNSRILQQRQTIELIPVTKVTYSWKGKSHVYFVYGNEFRVSADNYPATCCCTVM; from the exons CTATGTTCGCCCCACCCGCAGCAGACTTCCAGGGCCCCAGTGCTCCTCCGGCCAGTATGTTTGACAGCGTGCCTGGCTATGAAGGAACAGTGGCGGGAGGTGAAG GTGGATTTCTACCTCCTCCAATGCCTGCTTACCCAGTTCCTCAGCCTGAACCTGGACCTCACCAACCACATTGGAA TATCCCGTCTATCAGCGAGGACACTGCCCGGGATGCGTTTGTCCGGTTTGCCTCCAGCAAATGCTGCTACAGTGCAGCACCAGCAAAGGATGGTGCGATCACCAGTATGGAGGCATTTAATGCTTACAGG TACCGCCTGGAAACCTTCACTGAATCACGATCTACAAAGTGGAAGCAGGAGCCATACCATG GCCAGCCATTGGATGCCTTTACCCAACCTCCACCAGGGCCGTGGGATATTCCTGCAAAATCCCCCACCTTTTTTGTGGATGACAAGCAGGTTATAAAGGTTCCCAACACATCCTCTTTGAAG AGCTGCCATGCTTGTATGGGAATGGGGAGAAAACCTTGCAAAGACTGTGTTGGTGCTGGAAAT AAAGTTTGTTGGATTTGCAATGGATCCGGTTTCCGCCACGGAGATGTTCGATGCGACCACTGCGGTggcagagggagggaaaa TTGCAGCCACTGTCACGGGCAAGGATCGAAGCAATGTGACACATGTCATGGAAAACGACAGCTTCTGGTCTACATCAAACTCACTGTGAAATG GACCAACAACACTGATAACTGTGTTGTGGGACAGTCAAGTGGACTGCAGTTGGACAACCTGAGCAAAGTGTCTGGCGAGGAGCTTTTCAAAGACACTCAGTACATg GTTTACCCAGTGACCGGCTTTCCAGATGATACAGTGGTGAATACTGCACAGCGCCTCGTCGGAGAACACCAGAACAAGTTCTGCCAGAACTCACGTATTCTACAACAG CGTCAGACCATAGAGCTGATCCCCGTCACCAAAGTGACCTACTCATGGAAAGGGAAATCGCACGTTTACTTTGTGTACGGAAATGAGTTCAGAGTCAGTGCAGATAATTATCCTGCTACCTGTTGCTGTACTGTCATGTAA
- the LOC132989588 gene encoding protein SSUH2 homolog isoform X2 translates to MENQPIMNHQNPNYGVANPGYFPTAEGGAAMFAPPAADFQGPSAPPASMFDSVPGYEGTVAGGEGGFLPPPMPAYPVPQPEPGPHQPHWNIPSISEDTARDAFVRFASSKCCYSAAPAKDGAITSMEAFNAYRYRLETFTESRSTKWKQEPYHGQPLDAFTQPPPGPWDIPAKSPTFFVDDKQVIKVPNTSSLKSCHACMGMGRKPCKDCVGAGNKVCWICNGSGFRHGDVRCDHCGGRGRENCSHCHGQGSKQCDTCHGKRQLLVYIKLTVKWTNNTDNCVVGQSSGLQLDNLSKVSGEELFKDTQYMVYPVTGFPDDTVVNTAQRLVGEHQNKFCQNSRILQQRQTIELIPVTKVTYSWKGKSHVYFVYGNEFRVSADNYPATCCCTVM, encoded by the exons CTATGTTCGCCCCACCCGCAGCAGACTTCCAGGGCCCCAGTGCTCCTCCGGCCAGTATGTTTGACAGCGTGCCTGGCTATGAAGGAACAGTGGCGGGAGGTGAAG GTGGATTTCTACCTCCTCCAATGCCTGCTTACCCAGTTCCTCAGCCTGAACCTGGACCTCACCAACCACATTGGAA TATCCCGTCTATCAGCGAGGACACTGCCCGGGATGCGTTTGTCCGGTTTGCCTCCAGCAAATGCTGCTACAGTGCAGCACCAGCAAAGGATGGTGCGATCACCAGTATGGAGGCATTTAATGCTTACAGG TACCGCCTGGAAACCTTCACTGAATCACGATCTACAAAGTGGAAGCAGGAGCCATACCATG GCCAGCCATTGGATGCCTTTACCCAACCTCCACCAGGGCCGTGGGATATTCCTGCAAAATCCCCCACCTTTTTTGTGGATGACAAGCAGGTTATAAAGGTTCCCAACACATCCTCTTTGAAG AGCTGCCATGCTTGTATGGGAATGGGGAGAAAACCTTGCAAAGACTGTGTTGGTGCTGGAAAT AAAGTTTGTTGGATTTGCAATGGATCCGGTTTCCGCCACGGAGATGTTCGATGCGACCACTGCGGTggcagagggagggaaaa TTGCAGCCACTGTCACGGGCAAGGATCGAAGCAATGTGACACATGTCATGGAAAACGACAGCTTCTGGTCTACATCAAACTCACTGTGAAATG GACCAACAACACTGATAACTGTGTTGTGGGACAGTCAAGTGGACTGCAGTTGGACAACCTGAGCAAAGTGTCTGGCGAGGAGCTTTTCAAAGACACTCAGTACATg GTTTACCCAGTGACCGGCTTTCCAGATGATACAGTGGTGAATACTGCACAGCGCCTCGTCGGAGAACACCAGAACAAGTTCTGCCAGAACTCACGTATTCTACAACAG CGTCAGACCATAGAGCTGATCCCCGTCACCAAAGTGACCTACTCATGGAAAGGGAAATCGCACGTTTACTTTGTGTACGGAAATGAGTTCAGAGTCAGTGCAGATAATTATCCTGCTACCTGTTGCTGTACTGTCATGTAA